Proteins found in one Miscanthus floridulus cultivar M001 chromosome 4, ASM1932011v1, whole genome shotgun sequence genomic segment:
- the LOC136549900 gene encoding uncharacterized protein isoform X3 — protein sequence MMCMPDKAPDTHPKVIGWSWSIRSLITQKGLYLREHTTKRVVFERAHNRGSRFHYVKTRGCHLHWVETSTPDPRKRGAQGDSRTSIRRKAARINSPTTHEYLLTGVDIEVGQSVPQPENKEL from the exons ATGATGTGCATGCCGGACAAGGCCCCGGACACTCATCCAAAAG TTATTGGATGGAGTTGGTCGATAAGATCCCTGATAACCCAAAAAGGGTTGTATTTGAGAGAGCACACAACAAAAAGGGTTGTATTTGAGAGAGCACACAACAGAG GTTCGAGGTTCCACTACGTCAAGACAAGAGGTTGTCATCTGCATTGGGTAGAAACTTCTACACCGGATCCAAGGAAGAGAGGTGCTCAGGGGGATAGCCGTACGTCAATTAGGAGGAAGGCTGCACGGATAAATTCTCCAACAACACATGAGTATTTGCTGACCGGGGTAGACATAGAG GTGGGACAATCTGTTCCTCAGCCAGAG AATAAAGAGCTGTAG
- the LOC136549900 gene encoding uncharacterized protein isoform X2, whose translation MMCMPDKAPDTHPKVIGWSWSIRSLITQKGLYLREHTTKRVVFERAHNRGSRFHYVKTRGCHLHWVETSTPDPRKRGAQGDSRTSIRRKAARINSPTTHEYLLTGVDIEVGQSVPQPEITGACHQSSLLHQLPIKTCTYSTH comes from the exons ATGATGTGCATGCCGGACAAGGCCCCGGACACTCATCCAAAAG TTATTGGATGGAGTTGGTCGATAAGATCCCTGATAACCCAAAAAGGGTTGTATTTGAGAGAGCACACAACAAAAAGGGTTGTATTTGAGAGAGCACACAACAGAG GTTCGAGGTTCCACTACGTCAAGACAAGAGGTTGTCATCTGCATTGGGTAGAAACTTCTACACCGGATCCAAGGAAGAGAGGTGCTCAGGGGGATAGCCGTACGTCAATTAGGAGGAAGGCTGCACGGATAAATTCTCCAACAACACATGAGTATTTGCTGACCGGGGTAGACATAGAG GTGGGACAATCTGTTCCTCAGCCAGAG ATCACAGGCGCTTGCCATCAAAGCAGCCTCCTCCATCAACTCCCCATCAAAACATGCACCTACAGTACTCATTAA
- the LOC136549900 gene encoding uncharacterized protein isoform X1: MMCMPDKAPDTHPKVIGWSWSIRSLITQKGLYLREHTTKRVVFERAHNRGSRFHYVKTRGCHLHWVETSTPDPRKRGAQGDSRTSIRRKAARINSPTTHEYLLTGVDIEVGQSVPQPECRSQALAIKAASSINSPSKHAPTVLIKTHFTT, encoded by the exons ATGATGTGCATGCCGGACAAGGCCCCGGACACTCATCCAAAAG TTATTGGATGGAGTTGGTCGATAAGATCCCTGATAACCCAAAAAGGGTTGTATTTGAGAGAGCACACAACAAAAAGGGTTGTATTTGAGAGAGCACACAACAGAG GTTCGAGGTTCCACTACGTCAAGACAAGAGGTTGTCATCTGCATTGGGTAGAAACTTCTACACCGGATCCAAGGAAGAGAGGTGCTCAGGGGGATAGCCGTACGTCAATTAGGAGGAAGGCTGCACGGATAAATTCTCCAACAACACATGAGTATTTGCTGACCGGGGTAGACATAGAG GTGGGACAATCTGTTCCTCAGCCAGAG TGCAGATCACAGGCGCTTGCCATCAAAGCAGCCTCCTCCATCAACTCCCCATCAAAACATGCACCTACAGTACTCATTAAAACCCACTTTACAACTTAA